The Candidatus Omnitrophota bacterium genome segment AGGGCCTTTTGGGCCCCGGCATCCACCCGTATACGCCCCGCGACCTTGGAGGCATAAGCCACCCAACGCTTCTTGCCCATAATGCCGCGCTCAGAAGCCACAAAGTAGGTGCCCACCTCTTTCCCTTCGAGAATGTTCTGAAGGACCGTAGAGCTGCGGCGACCATTGGCGATGATGCAGGGAATTCCAGAGCTGGTAGCCACCTTAGCTGCCAAAATCTTCGTGGTCATTCCGCCCACAGCAGAGCTCTTCCGGGTCCCTCCGGCAACCGCCTCGATTTCGGGAGTAATATGTTCCACCCGGGAGATCAGGCTGCGATCCCTGCCTTGGCTTGTGTACAAGCCATCCACGTCAGAGAGGATCACTAAGAGAGAGGCCTCGGCCAAATTGGCCACCAGGGCAGAGAGCACATCGTTGTCGCCAAAACGAATTTCTTCTGTCGAAACACTGTCATTTTCATTGACGATGGGAACTGCGCCGTAGTCCAAGAGAGCCAGGAGTGTATTGCGAGCATTGAGATAGCGGCGCCGGTCCTGAACTCCTTCCTGGGTGAGCAAAATCTGGCCGGTGCGCAAGCCGGCTTCATGAAAGAGCTCGTCGTAAATCCGCATAAGGTGTCCCTGCCCCAAGGCCGCAGCGGCCTGCAACTTGTCCAGCGCACGGGGACGGTGATGGA includes the following:
- the proB gene encoding glutamate 5-kinase — encoded protein: MKPKRLVIKVGTSLLTNQNKRLDRRCVRRIVSGVVRVREMGYQVVLVSSGAVGAGMGLLGLHHRPRALDKLQAAAALGQGHLMRIYDELFHEAGLRTGQILLTQEGVQDRRRYLNARNTLLALLDYGAVPIVNENDSVSTEEIRFGDNDVLSALVANLAEASLLVILSDVDGLYTSQGRDRSLISRVEHITPEIEAVAGGTRKSSAVGGMTTKILAAKVATSSGIPCIIANGRRSSTVLQNILEGKEVGTYFVASERGIMGKKRWVAYASKVAGRIRVDAGAQKALAEGDKSLLPSGISGVEGNFKLGDVVSVLGPCGEEFARGLSNYSAEEMAQIKGLKSGQLEGVLGRVAYAEAIHRDNLVILSK